One window of Streptococcus suis genomic DNA carries:
- a CDS encoding VOC family protein, with amino-acid sequence MIQALEINLVTNGNGVEAVQFYQDALQAEVCNLKKWADFVHPCPKEHEHLLLSAELVVGEHRLMISDENPAFEYRQGYNFSASIVVDTADNARRIYEKLSRDVRKIIAEYQETPWAPAYANLEDQFGICWQIMVGA; translated from the coding sequence ATGATACAAGCGCTAGAAATCAATCTAGTAACGAATGGAAATGGGGTGGAAGCGGTCCAGTTTTACCAAGATGCCCTGCAGGCTGAGGTCTGTAATCTGAAGAAATGGGCAGACTTTGTCCATCCTTGTCCCAAGGAGCACGAACATTTGCTCTTGAGCGCTGAATTAGTGGTCGGAGAGCATCGACTGATGATTTCGGATGAAAATCCTGCCTTTGAATACCGACAGGGCTACAATTTTTCGGCCTCTATTGTGGTGGATACGGCGGATAATGCTAGACGTATTTACGAGAAATTGAGCCGGGATGTACGGAAGATTATTGCTGAATACCAGGAAACACCTTGGGCTCCTGCCTATGCCAACCTTGAGGACCAATTTGGTATCTGCTGGCAGATTATGGTTGGTGCCTAA